A single region of the Leptothrix cholodnii SP-6 genome encodes:
- the trkA gene encoding Trk system potassium transporter TrkA — translation MNIIILGAGRVGESVAESLVSERNDITVIDTDPARLRLLQDRLDLRGVTGNGIQPSVLETAGARDADMLIACAPADETNLVACKVAHERFGIQTRIARIRSPEFMAGTDLLGTGGFAVNEVICPEESVTRYIRKLIEYPEALQVLEFADGAASLIAVRAVSGGPMVRHIISELPQLVPGVAMRFVAIYRQTEDHADERVVCDGRTRIEPGDEVFVLAATRDIRRVLDALRRRDEPVRRVMIAGGGRVGLRLAREIADDCRIKLVESAAARCEYLTTQVADTVLVLHGDSTDEDLLEREQIDETDLFVSLTSDDEDNIMGCLLAKRMGAKRVLALINRRAYADLVQGTQIDIALSPAQTVIGELLAHVRRGDIEAVYSLRRGAAEALEAVARGDRKTSKVVGRRIDEIRLPKGAEIGALVRGEPGADNEREVIIPHHDTVIEQNDHVIVFLPRKRMVREIEKLFQVSATFMF, via the coding sequence ATGAACATCATCATCCTGGGGGCCGGCCGCGTCGGGGAGAGCGTGGCCGAGAGCCTGGTCTCCGAGCGCAACGACATCACCGTGATCGACACCGATCCGGCCCGCCTGCGGCTGCTGCAGGACCGGCTCGACCTGCGCGGCGTGACCGGCAACGGCATCCAGCCCTCGGTGCTCGAAACCGCCGGCGCGCGCGACGCCGACATGCTGATCGCCTGCGCCCCGGCCGACGAGACCAACCTGGTGGCCTGCAAGGTGGCGCACGAGCGCTTCGGCATCCAGACCCGCATCGCCCGCATCCGCTCGCCCGAGTTCATGGCCGGCACCGACCTGCTCGGCACCGGCGGTTTCGCGGTCAACGAGGTGATCTGCCCGGAAGAATCGGTCACCCGCTACATCCGCAAGCTGATCGAATACCCCGAGGCGCTGCAGGTGCTCGAGTTTGCCGACGGCGCGGCCAGCCTGATCGCGGTGCGTGCGGTCAGCGGCGGGCCGATGGTGCGCCACATCATCTCGGAGCTGCCGCAGCTGGTGCCGGGCGTGGCGATGCGCTTCGTGGCGATCTACCGGCAGACCGAAGACCACGCCGACGAGCGCGTGGTGTGCGACGGCCGCACCCGCATCGAGCCGGGCGACGAGGTCTTCGTGCTCGCCGCCACCCGCGACATCCGCCGCGTGCTCGACGCGCTGCGCCGGCGCGACGAGCCGGTGCGCCGCGTCATGATCGCCGGCGGCGGCCGGGTCGGGCTGCGGCTGGCACGCGAGATCGCCGACGACTGCCGCATCAAGCTGGTCGAGAGCGCCGCCGCGCGCTGCGAGTACCTCACCACCCAGGTCGCCGACACCGTGCTGGTGCTGCACGGCGACTCGACCGACGAGGACCTGCTCGAACGCGAGCAGATCGACGAGACCGACCTGTTCGTCTCGCTCACCAGCGACGACGAGGACAACATCATGGGCTGCCTGCTGGCCAAGCGCATGGGCGCCAAGCGGGTGCTGGCGCTGATCAACCGGCGTGCCTATGCCGATCTGGTGCAGGGCACGCAGATCGACATCGCGCTGTCGCCGGCGCAGACCGTGATCGGCGAACTGCTTGCGCACGTGCGCCGCGGCGACATCGAGGCGGTCTACAGCCTGCGCCGCGGCGCGGCCGAGGCGCTGGAGGCGGTGGCCCGCGGCGACCGCAAGACCTCGAAGGTGGTGGGCCGGCGCATCGACGAGATCCGGCTGCCCAAGGGCGCCGAGATCGGCGCGCTGGTGCGCGGCGAGCCCGGCGCGGACAACGAGCGCGAGGTGATCATTCCGCACCACGACACCGTGATCGAGCAGAACGACCACGTCATCGTCTTCCTGCCGCGCAAGCGCATGGTGCGCGAGATCGAGAAGCTCTTCCAGGTCAGTGCGACCTTCATGTTCTGA
- a CDS encoding TrkH family potassium uptake protein: MRKLLGVLPVLGVVLVVFCLTMLVPLAFSWVQDDGAQFDHLRAIASTLACGIVLRLLGHRYQRELQPRDGFVLVALVWTVLPAFGALPLWLAIDGLSPTDAYFEAVSGLTTTGATVLTGLERLPVSINVWRCLMVLIGGMGIVVLAVAVLPLLGVGGAQLFKAESAGPMKDEKLTPRIAETARGLWSVYFVFAVACCLAYRWAGMGWTDAFMHMCSTMGLGGFAAYDASFGAFDSPRIEAVAIVFMLLAGINFALYFMAFKRRSLRGLWRNIEVRGYVILMFGAVMLIAAFLATHQVYPTFGESLRHAAFSVVSVATTTGFATVDYALWPAFAPVLMLLLCGFATCAGSTGGGIKLIRALLLMKQAQRELIRIVHPRAVVPVTLGGQVVPQQVLISVIAYMLAYGAVTLIASLMLLFTGLDMVSAVTAVIACINNTGPGLGQVGPSGNYQGLSDVQTWICSATMLLGRLELLSLLVLFTPTFWRA, translated from the coding sequence ATGCGCAAGCTGCTTGGCGTGCTGCCGGTGCTCGGCGTGGTGCTGGTGGTGTTCTGCCTGACGATGCTGGTGCCGCTGGCGTTTTCCTGGGTGCAGGACGACGGTGCCCAGTTCGACCACCTGCGCGCGATCGCCAGCACGCTGGCCTGCGGCATCGTGCTGCGACTGCTCGGCCACCGTTATCAGCGCGAACTGCAACCGCGCGACGGCTTCGTGCTGGTCGCGCTGGTCTGGACGGTGCTGCCGGCCTTCGGCGCCTTGCCGCTGTGGCTGGCGATCGACGGCCTGAGCCCCACCGACGCCTATTTCGAGGCGGTGTCGGGCCTCACCACCACCGGCGCCACCGTGCTGACAGGCCTGGAGCGGCTGCCCGTATCGATCAACGTGTGGCGCTGCCTGATGGTGCTGATCGGTGGCATGGGCATCGTGGTGCTGGCGGTGGCCGTGCTTCCGTTGCTGGGCGTGGGTGGCGCCCAGCTCTTCAAGGCCGAGTCCGCCGGTCCGATGAAGGACGAGAAGCTGACCCCGCGCATCGCCGAAACCGCACGCGGGCTGTGGAGCGTCTACTTCGTGTTCGCGGTGGCCTGCTGCCTCGCCTACCGCTGGGCCGGCATGGGCTGGACCGACGCCTTCATGCACATGTGCAGCACGATGGGCCTGGGCGGTTTTGCGGCCTACGACGCCAGCTTCGGCGCCTTCGACTCGCCCCGCATCGAGGCGGTCGCGATCGTCTTCATGCTGCTGGCGGGTATCAACTTCGCGCTCTATTTCATGGCCTTCAAGCGCCGCAGCCTGCGCGGCCTCTGGCGCAACATCGAGGTGCGTGGTTACGTGATCCTGATGTTCGGTGCGGTGATGTTGATCGCGGCCTTCCTGGCCACGCACCAGGTCTACCCCACGTTCGGCGAATCATTGCGGCATGCCGCCTTCAGCGTGGTCTCGGTGGCCACCACCACCGGTTTCGCCACCGTGGACTACGCGCTGTGGCCGGCCTTCGCCCCGGTGCTGATGCTGCTTCTGTGCGGCTTTGCCACCTGCGCGGGCTCGACCGGCGGCGGCATCAAGCTGATCCGTGCGCTGCTGCTGATGAAACAGGCCCAGCGCGAGCTGATCCGCATCGTGCATCCGCGCGCGGTGGTGCCGGTCACGCTGGGTGGCCAGGTCGTGCCGCAGCAGGTGCTGATCTCGGTGATCGCCTACATGCTGGCCTATGGCGCGGTCACTCTCATCGCTTCACTCATGCTGCTGTTCACCGGGCTGGACATGGTCAGCGCCGTCACCGCGGTGATCGCCTGCATCAACAACACCGGGCCCGGCCTGGGGCAGGTCGGCCCCTCGGGGAACTACCAGGGCCTGAGCGACGTGCAGACATGGATCTGCAGCGCCACCATGCTGCTCGGCCGGCTCGAACTGCTGAGCCTGCTGGTGCTGTTCACGCCGACGTTCTGGCGGGCCTGA
- a CDS encoding HEAT repeat domain-containing protein — MTRMATTLRAFHVGLYEEHLEDLSFLHEQRGALLRKPGQPWQDLAALEARMEEHLDALVVGDTLALDVCRRRAAEGDVGELHAAVCICCRQKQSGLLAVVLRDLDMADPQKAAAVADALIHEMPDDWAPFIGQAIERRDARLTPLLASVTGRRRLPFGPQLVQALRNHGHAAGLERIVDALGLLGEPGVQGLLQACTRSEHPAVRDAALDALLRLGVAPPPLGEPGGDTFPQALRTALAGDRHTARALAAAAQAGRATASDLLALGLLGDPGSLRALHDSLARPELAESAALALHWVSGAPLVQAVFVAEEVNEDALIGNELQAWHRYREAPKRPDGRPYGETVDKLSTEQAQWKQWFSEHAARFDPALRYRSGRPCSPAVLLANLADPQADARLRCAAARELAVRYGCDRPFEADMRVARQCQAIEAIGRWVAGPGAGFEPGQWVFAGRPQ; from the coding sequence ATGACCCGCATGGCCACCACGCTGCGCGCCTTTCACGTCGGGTTGTACGAAGAGCACCTCGAAGACCTCTCGTTTCTCCACGAACAGCGCGGCGCGCTGCTGCGCAAGCCCGGCCAACCCTGGCAGGACCTCGCCGCCCTCGAAGCGCGCATGGAGGAGCACCTCGACGCACTCGTCGTCGGAGACACGCTGGCGCTCGATGTCTGCCGCCGCCGCGCCGCCGAGGGCGATGTCGGTGAGCTGCATGCCGCCGTCTGCATCTGCTGCCGCCAGAAGCAGAGCGGCCTGCTCGCGGTCGTCCTGCGCGATCTCGACATGGCCGACCCGCAGAAGGCTGCGGCCGTGGCCGATGCGCTGATCCACGAGATGCCCGACGACTGGGCTCCGTTCATCGGCCAGGCCATCGAGCGGCGCGACGCGCGCCTCACCCCGCTGCTGGCCAGCGTGACGGGTCGACGCCGGCTGCCCTTCGGGCCGCAGCTCGTGCAGGCCCTGCGCAACCACGGCCACGCCGCCGGTCTCGAGCGCATCGTCGATGCCCTCGGCCTGCTGGGCGAGCCCGGCGTGCAGGGCCTGCTTCAAGCCTGCACGCGCAGCGAACACCCCGCCGTGCGCGACGCGGCCCTCGACGCCCTGCTGCGCCTGGGTGTCGCGCCGCCGCCTCTGGGCGAGCCCGGGGGCGATACCTTCCCGCAGGCCCTGCGCACCGCCCTGGCCGGTGACCGCCACACCGCCCGGGCCCTCGCCGCTGCGGCCCAAGCAGGCCGCGCCACGGCCTCCGATCTGCTGGCCCTCGGGCTGCTGGGCGACCCCGGCTCGCTGCGCGCGCTGCACGACAGCCTGGCCCGGCCCGAGTTGGCCGAATCTGCTGCGCTGGCGCTGCACTGGGTCAGCGGCGCGCCGCTGGTGCAAGCGGTCTTCGTGGCCGAAGAGGTGAACGAAGACGCGCTGATCGGCAACGAGCTGCAGGCCTGGCACAGGTACCGCGAAGCGCCCAAACGGCCCGATGGCCGGCCGTATGGTGAGACCGTCGACAAACTCAGCACCGAGCAGGCGCAATGGAAGCAATGGTTCAGCGAACACGCTGCCCGCTTCGATCCGGCCTTGCGCTACCGCAGTGGCCGGCCTTGTTCGCCCGCCGTGCTGCTGGCCAATCTGGCCGATCCGCAGGCCGACGCTCGCCTGCGCTGCGCAGCCGCACGCGAGTTGGCCGTGCGCTATGGCTGCGACCGGCCCTTCGAAGCCGACATGCGGGTGGCACGGCAGTGCCAGGCCATCGAAGCCATCGGCCGGTGGGTGGCGGGGCCGGGCGCGGGATTCGAGCCGGGGCAGTGGGTCTTCGCCGGTCGGCCGCAGTGA